The proteins below are encoded in one region of Aeromonas veronii:
- the exeC gene encoding GspC family type II secretion system variant ExeC, whose product MLNSLLARCKTVPLARLSQPLFWLLLLLLAQQCAGLTWRLFGLTQPINSQPWQPSVTASQGAGSARLDISGVSRLSLFGKAPPANAGQVAQTVAADAPKTQLNAQLNGVLASSDPAKSIAIIAHNGLQNSYGIGDYIDGTQARIRQVFADRVIIARDGRDETLMLDGEEYGKPLPKATQPQSKLSTVRSELMSNPGKITDYLNISPVRVDGRMVGYRLNPGSNPEMFNQLGLVANDLAVSINGLDLRDNAQAMQAMQQVAGATEMTVTVERQGQLYDVYVGLSE is encoded by the coding sequence TTGTTGAACTCCCTTCTGGCCCGTTGCAAGACGGTGCCACTCGCTCGTTTGAGCCAGCCTCTGTTCTGGCTGCTGCTGCTATTGCTGGCCCAACAGTGTGCCGGCCTTACCTGGCGTCTGTTCGGCCTGACTCAACCAATTAACTCCCAGCCCTGGCAGCCCTCGGTCACCGCGAGCCAGGGAGCAGGGTCGGCGCGTCTCGATATCAGCGGGGTCAGCCGCCTTTCCCTGTTTGGCAAGGCCCCCCCGGCCAATGCTGGCCAAGTGGCCCAGACGGTCGCGGCCGATGCCCCCAAAACCCAACTCAATGCCCAACTCAACGGTGTGCTGGCGAGTTCTGATCCCGCCAAGTCCATCGCCATCATCGCCCATAACGGGTTGCAGAATTCTTACGGCATCGGTGATTACATCGATGGCACCCAGGCCAGGATCCGTCAGGTCTTTGCGGATCGGGTCATCATCGCCCGGGATGGTCGTGATGAGACCCTGATGCTGGACGGGGAGGAGTACGGCAAACCCTTGCCCAAAGCAACCCAGCCCCAGAGCAAGCTCTCCACGGTACGCAGCGAGCTGATGAGCAACCCCGGCAAGATCACCGATTACCTCAATATTTCCCCGGTACGGGTGGATGGCCGCATGGTCGGCTATCGCCTCAATCCGGGCAGCAACCCGGAAATGTTCAACCAACTCGGGCTGGTCGCCAACGATCTGGCGGTCAGCATCAATGGCCTGGATCTGCGGGACAACGCACAGGCCATGCAGGCTATGCAGCAAGTGGCGGGCGCCACTGAAATGACCGTCACCGTCGAGCGGCAAGGACAGCTCTACGACGTGTATGTCGGCTTGTCAGAATAA